The DNA window TCCCCACCGAGGACCTCATGGTGGATCCGCAGCGCGCCATTCGATGCAAAAGCCATGAAGGAGACCTCTCCCAGCGCACCAGCTCAGGGTACGAGCGGGGCCGCGTCCGTGTCGGCATTGATCTGGCTGTGCTTCCGCGTGTCCCGCATGAGCATGTAGACCACGAGGGAGCACAGGATGGCGAGGCTCACGTACCAGAAGAACCAGCGCTCCCGCCCCGCAAGCTTGAGCCACATCCCCACGTACTCCGCCGTGCCCCCGAAGATCGAGACGGTCAGCGCGTAGGGCAGCCCCACCCCCAGGGCGCGGATGCGCGCCGGAAACAGCTCGGCCTTTACCACGGCGTTGACCGAGGTGTACCCGGACAGGATCAGCAATGCCGCCATCAGCAGCAGGAAGGCGGTGAGCGCGTCACGCGCCTGCGTCATCGCCGTCAGCAGGGGCACGGTGCAGAGCGTCCCCATGACCCCGAACCACATGAGCACGGGCTTGCGACCGACACGATCCGAGATCAGCCCGAAGACGGGCTGGAGCAGCATGTACAGGAACAGCGACGAGGCCGAGACCAGCGTCGCCTCGTCACGGGTCAGCCCCACCGAGTGGACCAGGAACTTCTGCATGTAGACGGTGTATGTGTAGAACGCGAGCGTACCACCCAGGGTCAGCCCGACGACGATGGCGATCTCTCGCGGGTGCCGCAGCAAGTCCCGCATCGGCCGGCGCCGCGCGTGCTTCTCGGCCTCGGCCCGGAAGGCCTCCGTCTCCACCATGTTACGGCGCATGTAGAAGCCGAAGATGGCCAGCAGGGCGCCGATCACGAAGGGGATGCGCCAGCCCCAGGCGGAGAGCTGCGCCGGGGTCAGGATGAGGCGCTGGAGCACGAGCAGCGTCAACGTCGCGAGGAGCTGGCCCATGATCAGCGTCACGTACTGAAACGAGCTGTAGAAGCCGCGGTGCTTGGAGCTGGCCACCTCGCTGAGGTAGGTGGCGCTGGTGCCGTACTCTCCGCCGAGCGAAAGCCCCTGGAGGAGCCGCGCGAGCAGCAGCACCACGGGCGCGGCCACGCCGATCGTCGGGTAGGTCGGGCACACGGCGATGACGAAGGAGCCGAAGCACATCAGCGACACGGACAGGGTGAGCGCCGACCTTCGCCCCCGCAGATCGGCGTAGAGGCCCATCAACCAGCCGCCCACGGGCCGGATCAAGAAGCCCAGCGCGAACACGGCGGCGGTGTTGAGCTGCTCCACGAGCGGATCGGCGTCCGGAAAGAAGGCCTTCGCGAAGTACAGCGAGAAGGCCGAGTAGACGTAGAAGTCGTACCACTCGATCAGGTTGCCGACCGAACCGCCGAAGATGGACCGCAGCCGCGCCTTCACGCTGAGCTCCGGCACGGCGGCGACCGCGGGAGCTGTCGAAGGGTCGGTGGAGGTCGAGGGACTCTCGGCGTTCGGTCGGTCTTCCACGGGGTATCGGCGCCGATGCTACGACGTCTTCGCGACGCCGTCGTCCACCGCCGATGCACAGCGACCGAGGGGCTGCCCACGCTCTCGCCCGCGTGGTCCCCTTGGTGTTCCTGTTCAGCGCGGCGTTGGCTCCGAGACTGGCGCAGGAGCCCTGGGCGCCCAGCACGGTAGGGTCACACGCACGTGGGTACCACGAGCCGACGCCACGAAGGAGGCTTCACCCCCGTGCGCTCGCGCGATCTGCGCCACCAGCGCGAGGCCGAGCCCCTCTCCGGGGACAGCCGAAACGCCCCGCTGAAAGGGCTCGAAGAGGCGCGAGCGCTCAGCCATGGGGATGCCAGGGCCTTCGTCGACGACATCGAACACCACGCGGCCAGAGGTCTCAACAAGAGCGACGCACACCAGACCCGACGGTGCGTAATGAAAGGCGTTCTGCACGAGGTTCTCGCAGAGCACGGTGAGCAGCGATTCGTCCCCACGCACCGTCGACGCCGAACCGAGTGTGAATCGCCACCGCAGCCGCTCCTCGTCGGAAAGACGGCTCTCGATGCCCTCGATCACCTCGCTCAGCTCGACGGCATCGTGGCGCATCGCCACCGACGCGCCGACGCGCGCAAGCACCAGCAGGCGCTCCACCAGCTTCCCGATGCGCGCCGTGACGGCACGCAGACCAGCGATCCGTGTGAGTGCGGCTTCCGGTAGGGGTTCTTCGGCAAGCAGCTCCAGCTCACCAGAGAGGCTGGTCAGCGGCGTCCTCAGCTCGTGGGCCGCGCCGGCGGCGAAAAGGCGCGCAGCCCGGAGCGCCTCGGCGCGCCGGTCGAGCAGTGCGCGCAGGGTCCTGCGCAAGGCGTCGATCTCGCGGACGCCCTCGTCGACCCCCAGCTCGACCGCCTCGTCCATCGGGGCGTCACCCAGCCGGTCCTCGAGGCGCATCAGAGGCCCGACCGCCCAGCCAGCCAGCCACCGGCTCGCCAAGGCGCCGATCAGGGCGGCGATCACCACGGCGCCGAGGACGATCGCCCCCATCATCCCGAGGCCGAGGGTCGGCAGCTCGTCCGCTGCCACCACGCACGACCAGCGCCCCTGGGTGGCCACGCAGGCCCGCATGGCGTGAGGCCCTCGCTGGGTCGAGCACCCCACCTCGAAGATCGGTAGCTGCGGGTCCCCACCCATGAACGCGCCGTCGCGGTGAACCGAGAAGCGGATCCCCGCCGGCTCCAGCTCCTGTCGCTCCTCCTCCACGAGCGCCACCAGCGCCGCCCCCTCCAGCCCCTGGATCTCCGCTGCGATCTCCGCGGCCTCGTCCCCCAGCCGCCGATCCTCCGCCCGCCACACCTCGATCTCGGCGAGCGCCACTGCCACCAGCGCCGCGCACAACCCCCCCACGACGGCGGCGAGCACGGCCACGCCCGCCACGCGGCCGACCAGCGTCCCCGGGAGCGGCTTCGTCGCCTCAGTCGATCGTGAGCGCATAGCCATGCCCTCGCATCGTGCGCAGCACGCCCTCGCCGAGCTTGCGCCGGATCCGCGCCACCAGCACCTCCAGGCTGGCGGTCGCCTCGACTTCACCTCCCCAGACCAGCTCCAGGATCTCCGTGCGCGCGACGAACCGCCCGGCCCGCGCGGCGAGCAGCTCGAGGAGTGACCACTCCCGCGCGGTGAGCGGCACCTCCATCCCCGCCCGCTCGGCGCACCGCGCACGAAAATCGAGCCGCGCCTCCCCTGACCTCACCTCCATCGGCCTCAGCTCGGGTCCTCGGCGCCCGAGCGCGCGCACCCGCGCCCGCAGCTCCGACACTGCGAACGGCTTGCCCAGAAAATCGTCGGCCCCTGCATCGAGCCCGGCCACCCGTTCGGACACCGCAGCGTGCGCCGTCAGAAGCAACACGG is part of the Chondromyces crocatus genome and encodes:
- a CDS encoding MFS transporter, which codes for MEDRPNAESPSTSTDPSTAPAVAAVPELSVKARLRSIFGGSVGNLIEWYDFYVYSAFSLYFAKAFFPDADPLVEQLNTAAVFALGFLIRPVGGWLMGLYADLRGRRSALTLSVSLMCFGSFVIAVCPTYPTIGVAAPVVLLLARLLQGLSLGGEYGTSATYLSEVASSKHRGFYSSFQYVTLIMGQLLATLTLLVLQRLILTPAQLSAWGWRIPFVIGALLAIFGFYMRRNMVETEAFRAEAEKHARRRPMRDLLRHPREIAIVVGLTLGGTLAFYTYTVYMQKFLVHSVGLTRDEATLVSASSLFLYMLLQPVFGLISDRVGRKPVLMWFGVMGTLCTVPLLTAMTQARDALTAFLLLMAALLILSGYTSVNAVVKAELFPARIRALGVGLPYALTVSIFGGTAEYVGMWLKLAGRERWFFWYVSLAILCSLVVYMLMRDTRKHSQINADTDAAPLVP
- a CDS encoding sensor histidine kinase, encoding MAMRSRSTEATKPLPGTLVGRVAGVAVLAAVVGGLCAALVAVALAEIEVWRAEDRRLGDEAAEIAAEIQGLEGAALVALVEEERQELEPAGIRFSVHRDGAFMGGDPQLPIFEVGCSTQRGPHAMRACVATQGRWSCVVAADELPTLGLGMMGAIVLGAVVIAALIGALASRWLAGWAVGPLMRLEDRLGDAPMDEAVELGVDEGVREIDALRRTLRALLDRRAEALRAARLFAAGAAHELRTPLTSLSGELELLAEEPLPEAALTRIAGLRAVTARIGKLVERLLVLARVGASVAMRHDAVELSEVIEGIESRLSDEERLRWRFTLGSASTVRGDESLLTVLCENLVQNAFHYAPSGLVCVALVETSGRVVFDVVDEGPGIPMAERSRLFEPFQRGVSAVPGEGLGLALVAQIARAHGGEASFVASARGTHVRVTLPCWAPRAPAPVSEPTPR
- a CDS encoding response regulator transcription factor, with protein sequence MWVLIVDDHEEVRDLLVRSLRRDGHEVAAAATAEEARVRLAEGAVGVIVLDVALPDGSGIALCRELRQGGDSTPVLLLTAHAAVSERVAGLDAGADDFLGKPFAVSELRARVRALGRRGPELRPMEVRSGEARLDFRARCAERAGMEVPLTAREWSLLELLAARAGRFVARTEILELVWGGEVEATASLEVLVARIRRKLGEGVLRTMRGHGYALTID